From a region of the Hypanus sabinus isolate sHypSab1 chromosome 2, sHypSab1.hap1, whole genome shotgun sequence genome:
- the bmp4 gene encoding bone morphogenetic protein 4, with protein sequence MIPGNRMLMVILLCQVLLGGNASLIPEEGRKKFAEQNQAGGRRSPQNHELLREFEATLLNMFGLHRRPQPSKSAVVPQYMLDLYRLQSGDEVTHDISFEYPERSTSRANTVRSFHHEEHLELMPGQREGTQLRFVFNISAVPENEVLSSAELRLYREQIDTVLNWNEGFHRINVYEIMRTPSEKGELITRLLDTRLVHQNRTRWESFDVSPAVLRWTLHKQPNHGLAVEVVNLNETRSRQGMHVRISRSLHQRNGDWSQFRPLLVTFSHDGKGHALVRRVKRSSKGQKRKKNRSHCRRHSLYVDFSDVGWNDWIVAPPGYQAFYCHGDCPFPLADHLNSTNHAIVQTLVNSVNSNIPKACCVPTELSPISMLYLDEYDKVVLKNYQEMVVEGCGCR encoded by the exons ATGATTCCTGGTAACCGAATGCTGATGGTAATTTTATTATGCCAAGTCTTACTGGGAGGTAATGCTAGTCTAATACCAGAAGAAGGAAGGAAAAAGTTTGCGGAACAAAACCAGGCGGGTGGACGTCGCTCTCCGCAAAACCATGAACTGCTCCGGGAATTCGAGGCCACTTTACTCAATATGTTCGGACTCCACCGGCGCCCACAGCCCAGTAAATCTGCCGTGGTTCCCCAGTACATGCTGGATCTCTACAGACTCCAGTCTGGGGATGAGGTCACCCACGACATCAGCTTCGAATATCCCGAGAGATCCACCAGTCGGGCCAACACCGTGAGGAGCTTCCACCATGAAG AACACTTGGAGCTGATGCCAGGACAGAGAGAAGGCACCCAACTTCGTTTTGTGTTTAATATCAGCGCGGTGCCCGAGAATGAGGTGCTCTCGTCGGCAGAACTGAGGCTGTACCGAGAGCAAATCGACACCGTTTTGAACTGGAACGAGGGTTTCCACCGCATCAATGTTTATGAAATCATGAGAACCCCCAGCGAGAAGGGCGAGCTCATCACGAGACTCCTAGACACCAGACTGGTCCACCAGAACAGGACACGATGGGAGAGCTTTGACGTGAGCCCGGCAGTGCTGAGGTGGACTTTGCATAAACAACCCAATCACGGGCTGGCTGTCGAAGTAGTCAACCTGAACGAAACGAGAAGCCGGCAAGGTATGCACGTGAGGATTAGCAGGTCTCTGCACCAGCGGAACGGCGACTGGTCCCAGTTCAGACCCTTGCTGGTAACTTTCAGTCACGATGGCAAAGGACACGCTCTGGTCCGGAGGGTGAAACGTAGCAGCAAAGGCCAGAAACGCAAGAAAAACAGATCGCACTGCAGGAGGCACTCTCTGTACGTGGATTTCAGCGACGTGGGCTGGAATGACTGGATAGTGGCACCGCCTGGTTACCAGGCATTTTACTGTCACGGGGACTGCCcgtttcctctggcagatcacctGAACTCTACTAATCACGCTATCGTGCAAACTCTTGTAAATTCTGTAAATTCCAACATCCCTAAGGCTTGCTGTGTCCCTACAGAACTCAGCCCTATATCAATGCTCTACTTGGACGAATACGATAAAGTTGTTCTGAAGAACTATCAGGAGATGGTTGTAGAGGGATGTGGGTGTCGCTGA